One Ochotona princeps isolate mOchPri1 chromosome Y, mOchPri1.hap1, whole genome shotgun sequence genomic window, cagggggataggaaagtgggtaatactattatgtccatattgtttccatcatgtatctgaggtaaagggggatattgagggagaagccccacccggtttcccgcccaccccgagtcccggatgtggggcatgctctgagatatgtgctcgagtggtgttaatagttcaccagttatgaatcactgccagtttcgctcgatgaggtcgtccactgattgatatggtccatcataaagtctccgtttgccccatatatccctgccaacatatagctgagatgaatgattgatctgctctgtcttctgtcttttcttggttagagttctgagtccagcagtttgattggggagatctccaaagaaactttgaggtgttcccagactagattcttgtatgttctagcaagcacagggcccggcacagtccatcaccccgatcagctggtggttgcaattgctgggttggttctgttttcagtcccgagttgcactggaaccaatgggtgttgcagtccagtctggttcggcccttacatcaacctgggagctgcagcctagtcggggcgacccacaataacccccaccaggcccgccccctaccctggtttgccagtatgtgtagcagaagaccagtctgtcccccatcccatttggctcttgtacgtgtcaatgggtattaaagcttagttctatctaaccaactcaaccatccagccctcactgcTCTGGTTTAGTTCCCAACACTTGTGGTTTTGCAATGTCAAAAGGAAAAGGTGTGAACTTGGACTAGAACTTTcagatgggtggcagaaactcgcCTACTGGAACCATCAGTTGCTAACTCAGTATATACATTGGCATGGACCAAGACTGAAGCTAACTTGAACTCAGCTTCTCTTGTGCAAAGCAGATACTGCAACCCAAGGGGTATTAATTTGGAATTTGTATATTTCCCAAAAAGAATGACCTCAAATTTGTGAAGGAAAACAAGGTCATGGAATAGATAAGCAAAAAGAGACGGATAAGAGGGTTTAGAGAAGtattgagtttttttgtttttaaagatttatttatttttactgcaaagtcagatatacagacaggagagacagagaggaagatcttccgtccaatgattcactccccaagtgagccgcaacggccggtgctgcaccgatctgaagccaggagccaggaacctcttccgggtctcccacacgggtgcagggtcccaatgcattgggccgtcctccactgctttcccaggacacaagcagggagctggatgggaagtggagctgccgggattagaaccggcgcccatatgggatcccggcgctttcaaggcgaggactttagccgctaggccatgccgacGGGCCCGCAACCAAGTTTTTATACCAAAttgttcatgtttatttttctgtaggGATAGACATAACTAGAAGTTAGTGACATAACTAGCCCTGCGCAACTTCCTTTGAGCTCAAATTTCATGGAGTCACTTAAGTTCTTAATGTCCtagtttatttttttgatttgtttctaAACAGTCTAATCAAAATAGAGTATGCTTGTATTTTGAGTGCAGCTTATACTGTTGAAGCAAATGGAAACTGAAGTGTTAGTACTATTTGGTTAGGATAAGCTTTTTATCGCATCGAAATGATGCTTATTCAGCCTGCTTTTATGCAGTGAGATGGTTTTTCTTGCTCAAAATAATTTCTGTTGATGATTAAAAATTCTGTGGTTCCACTGACCTTAAGAACACAAAAATAAGATTAAAGAATGCTGTGTACTTGGTTATACTTAAGACGGCAGCAAGGTTTAACTTTTGGTGTTCTATTGAAGGATTTTATGATAAGGACAGTTCAGGCTGGAGTTCTTCTAAAGATAAGGATGCATACAGCAGTTTTGGGTCTCGTGATTCAAGAGGAAAGTCCAGTTACTTCAGTGACCGTGGGAGTGGATCAAGGGGAAGGTAAATTCTTGTGTGTATACAGAAGCAATTTAGAATTCTAAGTTGGtaagtcttcatttttttaatgtttcaagtTCTCAATCTTTTTGGATTTTTGGGTTggtaagcttttttttctttaattgatcATCTGTCAAACACCATTCTCTTATTGCCTATTAGATTTCTTACCTAATAATAGtcttaaattatgtatttaataattAAATTTGACAGAATatgaaaatagataaaagatACCTGTACACTTAGTACTTACGCATTTTTATTATTGATCTGATGCCTTGATCATGATGTCATGGCTGTATTTAAATCCTTGTATTTTTTCACATgtaaaagtttttctttattctgaaTTTCACTAATAGTACTGACTAAAAAGCATTCTGATTGTGCTGTTCAGATTTGAAGATCGTGGACGGAGTGACTATGATGGTATTGGCAGCCGTGGTGATAGAACTGGCTTTAGCAAATTTGAACGTAGTGGCCACAGTCGTTGGTGTGACAAATCAGATGACGATGATTGGTCAAAACCACTTCCACCAAGTGAACGCTTAGAACAGTAAGTTGCTGAAATGTACTTTAACTGTTAGAATACTTAATATCCTACATAATATGTAATAATTATTTGACTTCAGGGAACTGTTTTCTGGAGGAAACACTGGAATAAACTTTGAGAAATATGATGATATACCAGTAGAAGCAACCGGCAATAACTGTCCTCCACATATAGAAAGTGTAAGTTTTTACCAAAGacatttgtttgcttgttctaagaattaattgtttttatttaaaaggcaaattggatagatacagaaagagggaactcttcatctgctagcttacttgctaaatggctgcaacagctgtaccTAGGccagtaaggagccaggagcttcttccaggtcttccatgttagTGTGCAGTCCTGGAGACTTGAGACAGCCTCTGCTTTGTTAGACtataagcagagaactagatcagaagtggtgcgGCAGTGGAATCAGTAACTATGAGATGCCATCATTGTGCTTGACCCTATTTTTAGTGACTATAGAAAGCAATTCTCTTTCCTTGTATTTGATTAACTTGTTTAAATTTCTTAACAGTTCAGTGATGTTGAAATGGGAGAGATTATCATGGGGAATATTGAGCTTACCCGTTACTCTCGTCCTACTCCAGTGCAAAAACATGCCATTCCCATTATCAAAGAAAAAAGAGACTTAATGGCTTGTGCTCAAACAGGTGAGCTCGCTTGATAAAGAGTGAAAAtgaagaatacttttttttttttaagatttatttttattacaaagtcagatatacagagaggagcagagacagagaggaagatcttctgtctgatgattcactccccaagtgagtgcaatggctagTACTGTGccgaaccaaaaccaggagccaagaacttcttccgggtctcccacgcgggtgcagggtcccaaggctttgggccgtcctcgactgctttcccaggccacaagcagggagctggatgggaagtggagcagccgggattagaaccggcgcccatatgggatcccggggcgttcacggtaaggactttagctgctaggccatgtcgccaggCCCCGAAAATGAATACTTTAATTGGGCTTACTACAAAAGTGTTAAGGAAGCAAGATTTCTGTATTGAAGATACTTTTGAGGTAGCTGAATTCTGTCAGTTTTGCCATTGAACCCTAGGGATCAAACTAGGGTTTTCATCAGGGTGTCTTTGGGAGTCCTGTCTAGATTGACATCCTGATATAATGAAACGGAGAATATTGAATTTGACAAATGtctttttttgaaataatataataTGGTTTccgaaaaaagtaaagaaaaagaatgtggcttcaattattttctaattaatacagctttattaagaaataaaattgtgtattgtatataacaaagcaaaaccaacacTTGCTTAGTTTTCATGTTTTGCTGAAATATTTATACCCAtttattcctttatatatcaagaTTGCTAAAGACACTGACTTGCATAGACCCATATAGATAGGATACAAAAATTTCAGTAGGAAGGCATAGGGCATATGAGATACTTGATTTTTATTCACTGTCATTAACAGTTAAACATTTCCTTAACCAGGGTCTGGAAAAACTGCAGCGTTTCTTCTGCCTATTCtgagtcagatatatacagatgGTCCAGGTGAAGCTCTAAAGGCTGTGAAGGTAAAAATTTTCTTACTCAATAGGAAATTCAAATTTTGTAAATACCTATTATTTTTAGGCATAGCTAACTTTGTTTTCCCCATGTAGTTATTTGAGATGCAGTAGAGAAGGGAGCTTTATTTCTTGGTTCATTCTTGAAAGGTCCACAACAGCCAgtagctgggaactgaatccacTTAGATTTACCAAGCATTATGTGTTACACCCCAGTGTGTGGTGTTTGTAGGAAGTTGTGTAGGTAGCAGACAGGCACTTTAATAAAGAAGTCATAAAgctaaaaattttatgtatttctcagGAAAATGGAAGATATGGACGTCGCAAACAATACCCGATCTCTTTGGTTTTAGCACCAACAAGAGAATTGGCAGTACAGATCTACGAGGAAGCCAGAAAAGTAAGTAGTGTCTTGGCAAGATACTTTTCTTCTAGTACAATGCTGAAAAATTGTAAAcgttaataaatattttgtttagttttcatACCGATCTAGAGTTCGCCCTTGCGTGGTTTATGGTGGTGCAGATATTGGTCAGCAGATTCGAGATTTGGAACGTGGATGCCACTTACTAGTAGCCACTCCAGGACGTCTAGTGGACATGATGGAAAGAGGAAAAATTGGGCTAGATTTCTGCAAGTATGTTTCAATTTTTCAGTATGAAATCTTTGTTaattgatattttttctttttttccctaagatttatttttttttaattggaaagtcagatatacagagaggaggggggacagaggggaagatcttccgtccactgattcgctccccaagtggccacaatggttggagctgagctgatctgaagccaggagcttcttccaggtctcccacgcaggtgcagggtcccaaggctttgggccgtcctcgactgctttcccaggccacaagcagggagctggatgggaagtggagctgccgggattagaaccggcgtccatatggaatttCAGTGCATGATAGGCAAGGTGTTTACCCTCTAGGCTACTATGCCTGGTCccattgttgttttttgtttgttttgttttgttaagtgTTCTGATAATTGTGTGGTTGTAAAGAATTAACAGTATGAACAATTATGTTCATACAAGACTGTATTGTTCACTTGAATAGCTGAATATTAATATTCAAAATTAGATTTTAGGCACAGTAGtgtagtggctagagtccttacATTGCAACCTCCAGGGTCCCaaatggacgccagttctaatcccggctgctccacttcccatccagctccctgcttgtggcctgggaaagcagtcgaggacggcccaaggctttgggaccctgcacccacgtgggagacccggaagaggttcctggctcttgattttgatcagctcagctccagccattgtagctagtTGGGATAATCCAGTGTGAGAAAGAtttttatctgtctcttcttctctgtgtatctgactttccaattaaaataaatctcaggaaaaaaattagaaattagacTTAATAACTAAATAATAATGTGATTGATAGTGCTTTACCCAGTAACCAATGGAGAATTCACTGAGTGTTTTTCAATCAGGTATTTAGTGTTGGATGAAGCTGACCGAATGCTGGATATGGGATTTGAACCTCAGATACGTCGTATAGTTGAACAAGATACTATGCCACCAAAAGGTGTTCGTCACACCATGATGTTTAGTGCTACTTTTCCTAAGGAAATACAGGTACTGTTTAATGCTAATAATTTTTCTTTGGAACTTTGTGCTTGAATATAAAAGAGTTGTTAAaataatgagattttaaaaattgttttccctTTTTCAGATGCTTGCCCGTGACTTCTTGGATGAATATATCTTTTTGGCGGTAGGCAGAGTTGGTTCTACTTCTGAGAACATCACTCAGAAAGTAGTTTGGGTGGAAGAGTCAGATAAACGATCCTTTCTACTGGATCTCTTAAATGCAACAggtaaaatttttattcatgctCTGTTAACGtgtgagaaaaatattttgatctcTTTCTGCTCACCACCTTTCCTTCAATTTTTAATcattaataaaatttaatatgcttttttaaatttgtatgctTATAAGGTACAAGAAGAATTAAACCAGTTATTTTTCAGATCAGTACATGATGCTAACTAGGAAAACATTCTGATTTTTCAGGAAAGGAATCATTAACTTTAGTGTTCGTGGAGACCAAAAAGGGTGCCGATTCCCTGGAGGACTTTTTATACCATGAAGGATATGCTTGTACCAGCATTCATGGAGACCGATCACAGAGAGATCGGGAGGAAGCTCTTCACCAATTCCGCTCTGGGAAAAGTCCAATTCTAGTAGCTACAGCTGTATGTATATTAAACATTTGAGCTGATTATATttcaatactttttcttttttttttaattaatcttattttttagGTGGCTGCAAGAGGGCTAGACATTTCCAATGTGAAACATGTTATCAATTTTGATTTGCCAAGTGATATTGAAGAGTATGTACATCGTATAGGCCGTACAGGACGTGTAGGAAATCTTGGTAAGGCTTTGTAGATAGTTTGATAGCTTATTTTGAGTTGTGCATTTACTGAAGGAATTGACCACAATCTTAAAAATAgatctttgcaaataaaaattattttaatattacataTAAAAGTGTGGCTTCTATATTGCAAATTTTTACTGTAGGATCTACTTAACATTTTAGagactctttttttttgaaggcttatttttactggaaggtcggatatacagagagcagtggaaagaagaagatcttccatccgatgattcactcctcaagcggccacaacagccagagctgagctgatccaaagccagaagccaggaacctcttccaggtctcccacacgggtacagggtcccaaggctttgggccgtccgcaactgctttcccaggtcacaagcaggaagctggatgggaagtggagctgccgggattagaactggcgcccatatgggatcccggggcattcaaagcgaggactttagcctttaggctaccgtgccagactttaaaagtgtatttttaaaagtttgcaagTAATGCATACTATACCTCAGTGTGGGTTTCTCATTTTTATCAGAATGTGGTAGATAACACTTTCTAATTTGAtatttccacaagcttttttttatgagttatttttattgggaaggcagaattaTAATAGAGACGTAAAGATCTGCatttact contains:
- the LOC131478678 gene encoding ATP-dependent RNA helicase DDX3X-like isoform X1, producing MSHVALGNTLELDEQLAGLDLNASGSQTAGGSTASKGRYIPPHLRNREASKGFYDKDSSGWSSSKDKDAYSSFGSRDSRGKSSYFSDRGSGSRGRFEDRGRSDYDGIGSRGDRTGFSKFERSGHSRWCDKSDDDDWSKPLPPSERLEQELFSGGNTGINFEKYDDIPVEATGNNCPPHIESFSDVEMGEIIMGNIELTRYSRPTPVQKHAIPIIKEKRDLMACAQTGSGKTAAFLLPILSQIYTDGPGEALKAVKENGRYGRRKQYPISLVLAPTRELAVQIYEEARKFSYRSRVRPCVVYGGADIGQQIRDLERGCHLLVATPGRLVDMMERGKIGLDFCKYLVLDEADRMLDMGFEPQIRRIVEQDTMPPKGVRHTMMFSATFPKEIQMLARDFLDEYIFLAVGRVGSTSENITQKVVWVEESDKRSFLLDLLNATGKESLTLVFVETKKGADSLEDFLYHEGYACTSIHGDRSQRDREEALHQFRSGKSPILVATAVAARGLDISNVKHVINFDLPSDIEEYVHRIGRTGRVGNLGLATSFFNERNANITKDLLDLLVEAKQEVPSWLENMAYEHHYKGGSRGRSKRFSGGFGARDYRQSSSSSSGFSSRTGSSRSSGSGHSSNRGYSGGAYGGFYNSDGYGGNYSSQGVDWWGN
- the LOC131478678 gene encoding ATP-dependent RNA helicase DDX3X-like isoform X2, encoding MDSGSQQDDICELAGLDLNASGSQTAGGSTASKGRYIPPHLRNREASKGFYDKDSSGWSSSKDKDAYSSFGSRDSRGKSSYFSDRGSGSRGRFEDRGRSDYDGIGSRGDRTGFSKFERSGHSRWCDKSDDDDWSKPLPPSERLEQELFSGGNTGINFEKYDDIPVEATGNNCPPHIESFSDVEMGEIIMGNIELTRYSRPTPVQKHAIPIIKEKRDLMACAQTGSGKTAAFLLPILSQIYTDGPGEALKAVKENGRYGRRKQYPISLVLAPTRELAVQIYEEARKFSYRSRVRPCVVYGGADIGQQIRDLERGCHLLVATPGRLVDMMERGKIGLDFCKYLVLDEADRMLDMGFEPQIRRIVEQDTMPPKGVRHTMMFSATFPKEIQMLARDFLDEYIFLAVGRVGSTSENITQKVVWVEESDKRSFLLDLLNATGKESLTLVFVETKKGADSLEDFLYHEGYACTSIHGDRSQRDREEALHQFRSGKSPILVATAVAARGLDISNVKHVINFDLPSDIEEYVHRIGRTGRVGNLGLATSFFNERNANITKDLLDLLVEAKQEVPSWLENMAYEHHYKGGSRGRSKRFSGGFGARDYRQSSSSSSGFSSRTGSSRSSGSGHSSNRGYSGGAYGGFYNSDGYGGNYSSQGVDWWGN